The genomic interval tcagcagTACAATGTGCATTCTGTGAGTCAGCAGCTGCACAAAGCGGCACAACAGGGTTCAAAAGGTTAGTTTGCACGTTAATGAGCTGATCGTCAAACCAAGTCTCAAAGTCGGATCCAACGGCAGTGTTTGATCTCACTCCCTTGCCTCGGGGGCCCGTGGCGGCTCCTGTCCACGTGCATCACTCATCCAAATATCTGCAGTGTAATCACTTGTGCAGAAACCCTCTCTTATTATTCGTCTGACTGGGAGAGGAACTCTGAGATGCAAGTCAGCGCTTTTTTGTACTTTGTGTGACCAGAGCTGGAGGCTGTCATTGCACTAATGCAGCACTGCGATCCAACAAAGGATCTGCCACCAGgtaagaggggaaaaaaagggaaaagctcTTGACCGCACTGAACACAGATCTTCAGATAATGGAGTGCCCTACATCACAACCTCACaggtcttgttttttttttaaatgtgcaattACTCATCATTACACCTCGGAAGCAGCAGGATGTGTCATGTGGCAGAAAATACACCGTGAGCTACTTCAAAGTCAGAGCTAATTCATTAATGGAGGTAatcacttacagacacacactgttgaTGGCTTCTTAAACGCAGCTTTCACGTTGAATTAGGGATTCGTAAAGAGATTGATAATACCTGACATTAATCATGACACGAGTTGAAATCATCATGTGTTTGAACAGAGGGTCACTGGGTCAAATAACGTCCAGCTGAGCACCAGTAGAGCGCAGCGGCTGCACCAGGCTCTCACTGGGAGCGTGTAAAAACAGCCTCCAGGCTCAGGGGACACACACTTAGTTTCCAGTTAACAGGCAGGTGACATTTTGTTAATGAACACACCGCAGAGATGCATTTGTCATGACGGACAGCGGATTAAAAACTGCTCCCACGGTGAGGACTTTCACAAAGTTTGCAAGAGTGAATGAACTTTGTCATTCTATAATTACTTCTGATGGAGATGATATTTAAACACAGTTACACTGCgtacatgaaaaaaaaagcagggaTGTTTAGGTAGCTGATATTTctaagtgtgtgtaatttggtgcagatccacataTAAATCCTGATCTGGTGGATttaaatggatttccatgagttatgtgctctactgagtgctcttctattttctcattttgttgttttgacttGAAAAAGtgcatttgtatttgttatttagTGGAGTAACGATCATTACTCCAAGAACAGAAATCAGTGTTTGTTATTATCCACACACAAATAACCTCTAATAGCAGCTATGTGCCAAAGTCTAAGACAATACaatgaaagagagaaggttATTTCTGATGATCTGTTTAGTCTCAGTGTGATTATTTGTATCATCACTTTCTGTAGAAGTGCTGAGAAAAACATCACAGACAACAGAGTTACAGTTTTAGTTGTTGCCTAGTCAGCTTCATCCAAATAAGCAGATGGCTACCTTTATGGATAGGAAGTTCTACCCATTATAGTTCATGTTTTGTACAAATAGCTATAACATTAACTTCAACTGTCACTTTTTAATAGAACCATTGAATAGTCAAATGTTTATCTAGCTAGCTTACTAACAATCCCAGCCGTGGAAGATGTGTTCAGACTTTTTAATGAGCTTTAAATAAGTAAtactacattttaaaaatatcatAAGCATTAAACAGCAGCAAAGTGACCAAGCAAAATGTACTAATCAGAATTTGCCGACATTGTGACATAACAGTATCAAGCCTAGAAGTATTACAAATGAATATGTCAACCCCGTGTTACTATTTACTGTTTTATATTGATTGGTTTTAGTGTCACTGTACTGTTGTGGTTGGCCGAGGGGAAGctaattttaaaagttttatagttttattctATAGTAATGATCATATTTAATAGGCTCAAATATTGTGTTTATGTAAAGTATATAtaagttatttgttttttttgcattatgtgtatatgtttattacaTGTTACTTCTTGGTAACGTGTTACTATAGGCCTTGTCTTCACTACTTTTCCCTGAATTTTTAAGAAAAGATCTTGACTTTGCAAATGACTttagttttacaaaatatctccatCCGGACGAGAAAATAAAATTTTGGAATGCAAAGTACTGCTGTTTACTTAAGTGCAATACATATAGCCTACTTGTTTTTCATATCATAAATTGCTTCTCATAATTCAAAACTATATTAATCACAGCATGTTTTTGTAAAGTGATGTAGCCCACTCTGTCTGACTTAATCATACTGATTTATGTGATTGCAAAAATATTTGACTATTCTCAACCGGTGTAACTTGGCGCTCAGGTCTGAGGCAACGTCTAAGAAAACTGTATTGTTGTTTCAGTTCAATGAGTTCAATGACTCGGGCTGGGGGGATGGAAATGACAACAGTGATAAATAATTCGTGCTGATGTAGTCAGCTGATTTTAAAGTGATTGTAATAGAAGCATGAACAACGCCCAATCTTCAATAAATCAAagctttcaaactaaaactggaGGAAAATCTGCTCAGTAATTTCTCTATGTTGTCAATTGAATAATAATATCGTGGTAATTATCCCCCAAATTGTGAAACTGCATGATTGTGTCTATAAGCAACAATCTAATTGTACAATCTAATACAGAGTTTTCTTTACAGTTgcaaaatctactgggtatttCACTGTTTTGAAATATTCAATATGTAAAGAGACCTTGAACattctgaaaatatataaaacttctGTGCTCAGCTCAACCAGGCAATGATTTGGAAAATGGAAAATTGCTCCAGTCTAACGACTCCCAATGCAAACAAAGTCAGTCCTGACGTTCCAGTGATTTGATAAAAGGCCTCATAGCTCCATCACGCTGCAGTTTGTTTCATTATCTACATTTTTGTGTCAGAAATATCATGTTCAGTCACATAAGATCTCACTCCGAAGCAGTCAAGCAAAACCAGCTGATAACTATTTACCTCCACTTTTTCACCCTCCTATTGTGACTTCATCTATTGAATGTCAGAGCATTTCTCAGAGGAAACAAGCTCCGTGCATAACAGAAATATCGAATAGAATCAGTGTTGCATCATTGCACCAGCTCCGTGAACGCTGGTCCTAACAAAACCTGACATTTAACTGTATTTTGAGCAGTTAGGAGGAAGACAACCTCCCCAGCTTCCTTCTTTTAAGGTGAATCTAAATTTACATAACCTATTTTACCACTGGAAATGTTCTCTTTGAACACTCCAGCTGGTTTTCTGTGGACGGACACAGCCGGTGCACAGCCTCAGCAGATGACTTTCACACAGCCCTCCACCATTAGCACCattagcatatatatatataaatatattacagGCAGGAAACCTAAGCAGGAGGAAGGCTGTTTTTAAAGGTGTGATCCTGCACTTGGCTCTACGTAGAAGAGCGTGGACAGCATCATCACATGGGTTGaaagggatgagaggaggattATTACACTGAGCCATGTGAAGTACTTCGTCAAGTTTATTAGTCAAAATTCCCCTGGAGAGACATTTGAGTGTTTATTGAAAACTTTAGTTTGAAGGAGGGAAGTGACCGTTTCGATGACATTTTGCAGAGAACAATGTTGTTGTAAAGGTGGGCGCAGGACGATGACAGGCACCTATGGTTGTATCTATTCTATTCAAATGAGTAAGAGTGAGGCTGAATAGGTCCTGATGATCCGTACTGAGAGCGGACGGATCGGTGAGTGGTGCAGCTCATGATTGGTTTTGAGTCACATCGCGTTGAACAACGTGGGGAGCAGCTCTGTACAGTTTGATTCTGTATGATTACATACACAGTGAGTCATATAGCCGGTGTCATATCAGGACATTCTGGTCACGAGTCCCGCAAATTAATAAAGCAAATGAGTTACGGTGCGTTCAGGTTCAGATTGTTCCCCTGCTTCCTCCTATAACCCCAATATGCTTATTATCTATATGAATGATTCCAGTTTTCCAGTGTTATCTATGGTCTGATCCAACACGTTCTCTTCATCATGTTCAGTTTACACGTCTGACAAGAGTTTTCTACAGTGATGATCTCATAGTGACTCAtctgggttttctctgggtttgaggACCACGCAGTTATCACAGCAAGCCTGCATTTCACACTGAGGGTGAGGAGTTCCAGGCAAAGGACTGTTTTAATGAGAGGTGCCGTCAATTTACACCATGGGAAATGTGTTTAGGACGGTTCTGATTGTCCCAACTTTCTggacaaatgaataaatcaggTGAGTTTCCTTTCAGTGGGCGCCACACACTGTTTGAGATGCAGAGCACTTTTCAGTCTTCTCCTCAGTATTATGGCACGATAATTACACTGATGGTACCGATCATCACTCTGATGATGCTGACTCATGGATTAGTAAATCACTCACTGACTGGCACCAGCCACACTCAGCGATAGGGACCCGTTGTCTGAAGCCTTGGAAATTAACTTCAGACTAAATCAACAAGAGCTAAAGTGGCATCAGCTTCACGATGAGGATTAAATGCACTTTTTATTCGCAAGTAGAAATGTCAACAGCAAAACattcaaaacacaaactctgcttTTGTTATAATACTTTGCAAGCTGTTGCGTCTTATGGGCCTTGATCTGGCTGCCCTGTCTGGGCCTGGGTCACTTACTCCTCTACATCAGGTGATGGACATTAGAAGCTTCCAGGCACATGAAGCCTGAGAACATATCAGATCCaatccactgctgctgctgtcctcctgtgtgtcacttactgtttctcctcagtttgtttagtttgtgtttcagtggtgGGGGGGCTGTAAGAGCagcagatgaggaggagggggactgaTGAAGCAGAAAGTCACCGATTGTCACAGCAGAGGAAAAGCGCTGCTGCTCCGGAGCGGCTATGTGTTGCATGCCTCAGCGGGGAAAATGTCCTCGTACGCGGGCGGAAGTTCGCTGGGGAGCGGGTAGGAGAACGGGAAGCAGTGGTTGAGCTCCGGGTCCGTGCTCGCGTAGCCCGGCAGCTCGATGGACGGGTGCCCGCCGCACTGCACCTCCGCGCCCGTCTCGTCCAGCACGTTAAAAACCCCCAGGTTGATGTAGGACACCGGCTGGAAGTCCGCCGAGGAGCAGTCCCGGTCCTCGGCGAACAGGATGCCCGCCGCGCTCTGCCGCTGGGACGCTCTGCTCCGGGAGAACTGCGCCGTCTTGTACCGCTTGATGATCACCAGGTGGATGAGCCCCAGCAGACACTCCAGCGTGCTGAGCACCGTGGAGATGACCAGGCTCCGCTGGTAGGTCCTCAGCTGTTCGCAGGCGGGGTTCACCACCACCGCGGGGTGGAGGCAGTAGTGGGAATACTTCCTCTCCACCAGGGAAGCCGCGTCCCCGTCCACCACCGCGCCGGAGAAGGCGGTGAGCACCCCCAGCAGGAAGACCACCACCCCGAGGAGAAAGAGGTTCCTGCAGCCGGGCTTCTCCATGCAGCACAGCAGCGCGGAGCACAGCAGCCCCTGTCCGATGCCCACAAGTATCCCGGAGTAGAAAGCCCCGGCCGCGGCGCCGAGGTGGAAATGCGCTTTGACCGTAGATCCCAGCGAGACGCATCTTAATCCAACGACAACTTCGCTCAGGGCGCACACGAAGAGGAGGGTGCTGGAGAGGACGGTGCACAGTCCTTTCCCACTCAACTTCATTATATTCCACCTCTGCCACTCGCGATCCCTCTCCCCCCGTCTTCATCCTCCCTCGTCCTCGCCCTCGTCCCCCCTGGAAGCGCTCTCACACCGGGACATGGTCTGCCGGGGACTCCGGTTCAGCGCGGCCGATCCTCGCCGCTGTGGCGTCTCTCTCGCATCCCCGCCGCTTTACAGGAATagatttataaataattaatggCAAGACCGCGCTCCTGTTTGGTGCACTTATCGATAATCCATAGGCTACACAACCATCACTTTGAACTCCACATCACCCAGAACCGTCCATCAGCTTTCTGACCAAAAgtttctccctgctcctcctgagtGAGCTCGCTGCAGTCCGCCCGGCTCGGTGCTGTGTGGCGTGTGAGAGgcatgaggaggaggcggctgcTCCAGCCCGAGCTGCTTCAGGGTCCATGTGGACCAATGGTCACTGACCCACAGGCCCTCACATCACTGCAGCATCACTTCAGATGTGGTGGGTTTATAGGCTCCACTTTTATAGTGGGTGATCCACAAAACAACCCGCAGCCAGAAAATCACTGTTTTTCAGGAACATTCATCTCTT from Limanda limanda chromosome 10, fLimLim1.1, whole genome shotgun sequence carries:
- the LOC133011312 gene encoding transmembrane protein 271-like; the encoded protein is MKLSGKGLCTVLSSTLLFVCALSEVVVGLRCVSLGSTVKAHFHLGAAAGAFYSGILVGIGQGLLCSALLCCMEKPGCRNLFLLGVVVFLLGVLTAFSGAVVDGDAASLVERKYSHYCLHPAVVVNPACEQLRTYQRSLVISTVLSTLECLLGLIHLVIIKRYKTAQFSRSRASQRQSAAGILFAEDRDCSSADFQPVSYINLGVFNVLDETGAEVQCGGHPSIELPGYASTDPELNHCFPFSYPLPSELPPAYEDIFPAEACNT